TGGGGTGGAGACACGCACTTCTTCTCCCGTCCGCATCGTACGCGACAAGGAGACGTTGCAACATGTGACTGTCCGCGGACTATTCCCTTGCGGGGAGGGCGCAGGCTACGCCGGAGGAATCGTTTCTGCCGGAGTGGACGGCGAGCGATGTGCGGAAGCGGCAGCACAGTATATCAACCGTTGATCATGACACACAGAGTTATGAATACATCACCCGAAATAGCCATTATAGAACCGAATACCCTCACCTGTCTCGGTCTGAAAGGAATCCTCGAAGAGATGATTCCAATGGCAACGATACGTATCTTCCGGCGTTTCAATGAGCTAATGGACGATACTCCGGATATGTATGCCCATTACTTCATCTCCGCACAGGTCTACGTGGAGCACAATGCCTTCTTCCTTCCGCGAAAACGCAAAACGATTGTGCTGGCAAGCGACAGTCCGCAGTTTCAGCTAAGCGGCGTGCCCGTGCTCAACATTTACGAAGGAGAAGAAGAATTGGTGAAGAGTATCCTAAAACTTCACCAACACGCCCACCACGGCGGCTATCCGATGAAGGACATGCCACCCGTGCCTGCGCAGCAACCTTGTCAGGAACTGCTGTCCGCACGCGAGATTGAAGTGCTCGTGCTCCTCTCCAAAGGACTGATTAATAAAGAGATTGCAGACAAACTGAACATCAGTCTGACCACTGTCATCACTCACCGGAAGAATATCACTGAGAAATTGGGCATCAAGTCCGTCTCAGGACTGACTATCTATGCCGTGATGAACGGATATATCGAGGTAGACCGCATCTGACGGCGACAAGAAATGCACACAGGCCGCCGCCACACAGATTCGTTTAATTGCCCCATGCTATGGCGCTGTATGTCATATCGGTAGCAGTATGGACAGGTGCTTGCCATTCGCCTTGGTTCCAGTCATAATCGGCAACCGTATATGTGCCGTCCTTTTCGGACAATACGGTAAATGTGCCGGGGCGCTCAAAGTTGTGCGACACAGAGATTACCTTACCCCGCAAAACGGCAAACGGCTCTTGCGTCCACCACTCGCTTTGGGGGACGTCCAACAAGTAAAAACGGCTGCCGCCTTTATCGGCAGAATCCGAAACCACATACCCTACCTTCGTGGCAAAAGTATCCCCGCTTTCTGTTGCCGGAAGGCGCACGCTGAAATAAAACGGGATAAGCGCATCGGCCTCTACAGTTTCCTGTACATGAAATCTTGAGGGACTGTAAAGCACAGGCGCCCATTTTCCCTCACCGATTTTTGCCGACAATAGAATAAGCAACCGTTGGTCTTGCGCAAACACTCCGGGATAGTCGCCAAACTGCTCCGCACTCAATCCTTCAGGCAGCGGAGATGCACTACCCATAACAGAACCGGAACCGACATTCATCCGGGTCGGAACGGCATAGTTGCTTTGTTCCAAATCAGCGGAGATATTATCAAGGTAGTAGGAACCCTTTTGATTTCTCACAAAAGCAGAAACCATACTATGTTTTCCGGTAACCAATGCCAATGTACCATAACCAGTGGTATACAACGGCCTCCATTCACCGGTACAGAAATCGAGGAAGAAGGGTTGCTGTATGCCGTGCGCTTTCGAAAGTCCGCACAATCCATAGGTATATACGCAGTTGGCGATGGAATGGAAATCCGGCCGTGTGCTGATGTCCCATACATTTGCTGATGCATTCGCTGTGCCATCCGCCCCTATCCTGTCAATCGTGTGCCGTTGGCTGTCGAGTGCATAGAGCCGGAAATCTTTGGGTGTCTGCCCGTCTGACAGCAATATCTTGCCCATCAACATTCTGTCGCCTTCTCTACGCAAGAATATATCGACACGGGAAGGCGGCATGCGGTAAGGCATACGCACGTCTATCCCATCCGGACGGCTCTCTGCAATCTCGGCAGCGACAGGACCTCGAAATCCTTCGGGAAACATCTGCTCACCGGTGTCCCAACGGAAGTCGTACTCCACACAGTCGTTTGCCTGAAAGCCATTGCCGTAAATATGTACGATATCGCCCGGCCGGAGCGTTTGCCCGGCTTCCGTCACTCCGTAGTCGGTCACTAATTGTATTTGTGATGAATCGTCATCGTTGCCACATGCACTAAAAAGCCCGCAAAGAGAGAGGGTCAGGAGAATGGAGGAAAGAATAGATTTCATAGTTAATTTTATTTAGTGAATTAGTGAATAAGAATAATGGGTTGTAAATATAAGATAACCATGCAGTAAAGTATACGGTAGACGATTGCTTTTTATAAATTATTCACAAAGAATAGCCGGTCCTAATGGAATGAATGTGTCAAGCAGAATCAATGAATGCGTCAAACAGAATCGGAAACAAAAATCGGATGTGACGGAATAGAGCATACAACCGAAATCCTAATAAATGAGGATTGCCCGTTTCTCTTATTTGCCGTTACTTTGCATCCGGTAAATGAACAACAAATGAAGACAAAAAAGATTATGATTGCCCTCATGCTCCTGACAGCGGGGACAGCATGGGCGGAGAATTTCCCAAAAGACTCACTAAAAATAGTAGACATCGAAGAAGTGGTAGTGATTGCCACCCCGAAAGAGAACCGTAAATTGCGTGATCTGCCGATGGCAGCCACTGTTTTATCGCAAGAGAACATGCGTGCCAATCAGGTGAACTCTGTGAAAAAACTGACAGGCATCGTCCCCAATCTGTTTATCCCCGATTATGGTTCCAAACTGACCACTTCCATTTATATCCGCGGAATCGGCTCACGCATCAACACCCCGTCCGTAGGACTTTATGTAGACAATATCCCTTATATTGATAAATCTGCATTCGATTTTAACTATGCTGATATTGAACGTATCGACGTGCTTCGCGGGCCTCAAGCCACTCTCTACGGACGTAACACGATGGGCGGGCTTATCAAAGTGCATACCAAATCCCCCTTCACCTATCAGGGAACCGACATACGCATGGGAGCGGCAACCTACAATGACTACAACATATCGTTGACCCACTATCACCGCCTGTCCGACCGTTTCGCATTCTCTACCGGTGGCTTTTACGAACACACGGGCGGTTTCTTTGAGAATTCGGCACGCGACAATGAGAAGGTAGACAAAAGCAATGCCGGAGGCGGACGTTTCCGGGGTATCTATCTGCCGACATCCAATCTGAAAATAGGTCTGGCACTTAGTTATGAATATAGCGATCAGGGTGGTTATCCTTATTATTACACCGGGATTACCCCCAGTGCGATAGCTAAAGCGAAAGAAAAGGGTAAAGAAATGACAGAAGACCGGGCAGATTATATCGGTAAGATTTCGTATAATGACCGTAGCAGTTACCGCCGTGGGTTACTCAACACGGGTGTTAATATCGAATATCAAGCTCAAAATTTTATATTAAGTGCTGTCACAGGGTATCAAAACTTGAACGACCGCATGTTTCTCGATCAGGATTTCACAGAAAAAGCAATCTATACACTGGAACAAAAACAGAAGTCTAACACTATTTCTGAAGAAATTGTATTCAAATCGAAGGCAAATAAAAGATACCAATGGGCAACAGGAGTTTTCGGTTTATATCAAACATTGAATACAAAAGGTCCTGTGACATTTTGGGAAGACGGGGTTAAAAATGTTATTGAAGGAAATGTAAACAACATTTTTGATGGCATGAAGCCTTCGGCTCCCAAATTACACTTGGCTGTCAACAACCCTACATTATTGGTAGGCGGAGACTTCAGTACTCCTATTTGGAATGCGGGAGTTTTCCATCAATCGACATTGAATGACCTCTTTGTAAAAGGATTGTCTTTTACTATCGGCTTACGTTTGGATTACGAAAAGATGAGTATGAAGTATACTTCTGTGAGCGACCCCACCGATTTCAACTTCAGCATGAAAATGATGGCTCCTCCCCCAATGCCATCTATGTCGTTAGAAGCTAAAAATCTGCTCGCAAATGCTGGTTATGACGGGAAAATATCAGACGATTATGTTCAGCTTCTCCCCAAATTCGCATTACAATATGAATGGGGAAAAAGAAACAATGTGTATGCAACCGTATCAAAAGGTTATCGTTCTGGCGGCTACAACGTACAAATGTTTTCTGACCTTATCAGTGGAGATTTAAAAAACTCAATGATAGATGCCATAAAAGAGAGTGACGAGTTCTCCAAATTTGCTGCTATGATTGACCAATATGTAGAGAAAGATGAAGTTCCTGAAGTAAAAGAAGCCACTCGCTATAAACCTGAATATTCATGGAACTATGAAGTAGGAAGCCATCTCACTCTTTGGGAAGGTAAACTTTGGGCAGACCTTTCCGCTTTCTACATGGATATGCATGACCAACAAATCTCTCAGTTCGCTGCAAGCGGTTTAGGACGTACAACCCTTAATGCCGGAAAAAGTCGCAGCTATGGTGCAGAAGCCTCTCTCCGTGCCAACCTGACTAATAAACTAAGCCTGAACGTAAGCTACGGATATACTTATGCTACCTTTACAGACTACGTTGAATATGAAAAGGATAAAGAGGGAAAACTTACTATAAAAGATGACTATAACGGCAAATACGTCCCTTTCGTTCCCAAACACACCTTGAATATCGGTGGGGAATATGCCATCACTTGCAGCCCACGCTCCATATTCGACCGTGTAGTATTCCAAGCTAATTATAACGCTGCCGGACGCATCTACTGGACAGAACAGAATGACGTAAGCCAATCTTTCTACGGAACATTGAACTGGAGAACGAATCTCGAAATCGGAGATGCCATGATTAGTTTTTGGGCACGCAATTTCTTGAATAAGGACTACGCAGCTTTCTATTTTGAAACAATGAATAAAGGATTCATGCAGAAAGGACGTCCGATGCAGTTCGGGATAGACCTCCGATGCCGGTTCTAAAATCCCTCAGCCCTCCACGAACATCATAGATGTGACTGCTGTTCATCGATTTCACCTGATTCTTGAAACACCGATAAATAAGGTGATAACGGGTGAAAGCAAGGTATAAACAAAGGTGAAACCGTTCAATATCGGTTTCACCTTATTTCTCAAAATATCCCTTGAGCTAAAACAAATATCATTATAGCTAATCCCGATATGCTTATAGCTAATCGGAATATGCTTATAGCAAATTCACTGTCAGGTATTAATAGATAAACTGTCAGATATTAACAGTCTGGCCGTCAAGTATTAACTATCTGATGACAATATATTAATAGTTGAGTTACAGCATATATAGATTCAACACGTTGGACATATATAGCCAATACGTTGGAGCTATATACCGGCCACATTGGATCTATATGCCCAACAACCGATATAAACAACTCCAATAGATGAAAGCGATAACAAGGGGCTTCACCTTATTTCACCCCACGCTTTCACCCGTGACCTTCTTATTTACAAGGATTTCAGTTATAAGGTGAAATCGGTGGAACTTACGAATCAAAAGTTGATAGTACTTATACAAATCAGTAGGGAAAAACAAATTCTCATTCATTCCCGTACAACCATAGTCCGTATTTTCTGATAAGCAATACGCTCCGTACCATCCTTTACATAGATGATACCGCAACGCTGAAACCCATGCTTCTCCAAGATATGCTGCATGACCTTATTATCCCGATGTGTATCCACCCGGACATTCGGCATCCGTTGAAAACACCAGTCCAGACAAGCTGCCGCCACCCCTTTCCTTGTGCCGTTCGTTGCCAACCGGTGCACTACCCCATAAGGTTCGTCATTCAACCATGCTCCCTCATAAATATGCTGATAAGTAGGGTCATCACCCAATATAAAACAAAAAGTACCTGATATCACTCCTTGTTCATCCGCACAGACAAAGCTATGCCCCTCTTCAATCTCCTGACGAATCAATACTTCAGAAGGATAACCGTCAATCCATTGAGTAGTATTTCCGGTTGCACGCATAAAGGCACGGGCATAGTCATAAATCTCCATCACTAAAGGGAGATCTTTTATTTCGGTAGATCTGATTTCCATCATTTGAAAAGTTATTCAAGAATAAAACAGATAATAAAATTACTCATTGATAGCTCCACAATGGGGGCATACACCTTTTTGCTTCAACTTTTCCCCACAACGCCCACAACGATACTTATACCCAATGTTCCGATGGACTTTCTTCGCAAAAACCAGCATAAAAAAGGCAAGGAACAGATAACCGATATAAATGTGTGTCATCAGGATAAAGAAGAAATAGCAGAAAATACAACAAGACATCAACCCCAACAAATAAAAAATTGCCGCTGCAGGAGTCAACTGACGGAACAAATCATCAAGCACCGCCAATGCGACAATTAAAAACAGCCAGATACTCAGCAAAAAGACTGAAAGAATGAAAGGAACTTTAAAAGGCGACAAGGTAGGATTGAAATAGAAATGTTCCCATGTTTCCGGTGTAAAAACCTGTATGGACTCATAAATCGTTGCACTGAAAGCCATCAACAAACAGAGGAACAACGGATAAACACTGTCAATATCATTAAAATACACCATCTGCAGCTGTTTCCGACGGAAAGCACGAAGCAGCCAAACACCGACAAACAACGCGAATATAACCACAAAATAGGAAGCGTGCGTATCACTAAACAAATGAATGGCCTGCGAGATACTATCCGTAGGAACAAAAGACCGCTTCAGTTCCACCTCACGTATCCACCCCTGTTCGTCCTGTGTATGTGCCAGCTTCACCCAAATACTATCCACACTATCGGCAGGGTGCACGGCAAATTCGGCTACCACCACGCGGTCACCCCGGTAGAGATTGATATACGTATCCTTGATAGGCAGGCACTCCAACGAGATGGAATCCGCCGTTAATTCCAGGTTCGTGTTCCAGGTATAATGCCGTTCATAAAGGTAATTCAGAGAGTCCTTCGTTTTCTGCGACATCCCTTCAGAGGAAAGATTGGGACGAGTATAATGACAAGACGAGAAGAAAAACAGCAGAACCACCACAAAGGGTACGAAAGAGACAAAGGAAAACAGATTCTCCCACCAACCATCCAACAAGCCGGTTTCGGGGAAATACCCTGATACTCTGTGTCCTCCGCATCCTCTGCGATGAATTATTCTCATTGTTCCGCTTTTACTTTCATTTGACAATGCTTGCAATCAAATTCCAGACGGAAACGTTTGCCATCATTTGACACCAGATAATAAGGTTCTTTATAAGGTGAGCGCACCCGCTGATGAATGGGACACCATCCCATGCTATAACGCAAACAATGTTTGCAGAACATCAATACCGCATCTTCTACCGCCGCTTTCTCGTAAGCCATGGCGACACGCTGTACGCCATGCTCTTCATAGAAAGACACCGCACGGCTGTTCATCACATTCCCCAAATAGGTCAATGCCGTTTGCGGAAAAGCATGATCGGTCTGTTTCCACATTGCCAATTCCTGACGATAGTTTATCCGACGGGCAGCTATCAGCTTATCTGTTGCCTGCCGACGGAAGTCCGCCAACACGGAAACAGGCAGAAACCAGTTTTTTGCAAACGATATTTTTATCTCTTTCGCTTCGAAAGGTGTATTCCCCAATTTGGCAAGCTGTGTTTTCAGATTCTCCGTCTGTGGCGTACGTGCCAATTCCTTTTCGCGGGAAAGGCTCAGCGTGACGCTGTTGTCATCTTCATCGGTCAACGTCAGCGAGAAGCCGAACTCATTATCGGCAAACAATATGCTTACAGCAATCTTCCTTTCAGCCGACTTCCGTGAAAGCACTCGCTCAAATTCCTGATCAAAATTACGATATAATGTGGTACGAGGCTTGATGCGAGGCATTTCCTGTGGATATAGTTTGTTGCTGTCCACCCGGTTGATGCGGAATCCCTGTAAACGTCCCTGTTCGTCGATATAGCAAACGCCGTCACCGTTATTAAAGGATTTCAGCCCGGCAACTGTCAGATAATTGCCGCGAATCTCCTTCACAGTCCCCATCTCCTCGCCCAACGACTTGGGAGTGTTGAAAGAGAAAATCTCTTTGTCACGTCCATGCAGGAAATAATGTGTGAATCCGCGACTGAAACTCTTATCCAGTTGCGGCTTAAACTCGAAATTGCACGTACCCGAAGAAGCCCTTACATATTCCGGACGACGGGCAAAGATGGCATCCAGCTTCTGACGATAAGCAGCCGTTACATTCTTCACGTAAGAAACGTCTTTCAGTCGCCCTTCTATCTTGAACGAGGAAGCTCCGGCATCCAGCAATTGCTCCAGTTCGTCACTTTGATTCATATCTTTCAGGGAAAGCAGATGTTTGTCTTTAACAATCACTTTCCCGTCCACGTCTACCAGACTAAAAGGCAACCGGCAGAATTGCGCACATTCACCCCGGTTGGCACTGCGACCGAAACAGGCTTGGCTGACGTAGCACTGCCCGCTATAGCTGACACAAAGTGCCCCATGTACGAATACCTCTAAAGGCACTTCCGGACAATTTTCGTGTATCTTCTTTATTTCACGCAACGATAGTTCCCGCGCCAGGACTACTTGCCGGAAACCCGCCTCCCAAAGGAATTTTACTTTTTCCGGTGTACGGTTGTCCATTTGTGTACTGGCATGAAGCGGTATCGGAGGAAGATTCAACTTCGTGATCCCCATATCCTGCACAATCAGCGCGTCCACGCCAATCCGATAAAGTGCATGAATCATCTCCTCCGTCTCTTTCAACTCTTCTTCTTTCAGAATCGTATTGACCGTGACATAAATACGTGCATGATACAAATGGGCATGCTGCACCAATGCTTCAATATCTTCCAATGAGTTCACAGCCGCCGCACGTGCGCCAAACTTGGGAGCACCGATATATACGGCATCCGCCCCATGATTGATTGCTTCAATACCACATTCCAGTTTTTTTGCCGGAGCGAGAAGTTCTATTTTACGCTGCTTTATCATTGAATATCGTTGATGTTGTAAGGTGTTTCCTGATAAACGAAGTAATTCAACCAATTGGAGAACAACAAATTGGCATGAGCACGCCAACGTACCAACGGGCCTTTTTCAGGATCATTGTCTATATAATAATTGCGGGGCATCTCTATCGGCAAGCCTTTATTGAGATCGCGACGGTATTCCGTGTCCAGCGTCAGCGGAGAATATTCGGAGTGTCCCGTGACAAAGAATTCACGACCGCCCCGTGCCATTGCCATATAGACACCGGCATCTTCCGATTCGGAAAGCAACGTCAATTCCGGAACTTTCAGAATGTCTTCCCTGCGCACTTCCGTATGACGGCTATGCGGCACATAGAAACAATCATCAAAACCACGGAAGATGGAGTGGAAAGGTTCCAATACCCGATGTTCAAAGATACCGAACATCTTCTCTTTCAACGGATATTTAGGAACTCCATAATGATGATACAATCCGGCCTGCGCAGCCCAGCATATATATAAAGTAGAAGTGACATGCGTACGTGCCCAATCAAAGATTTCCGTAATCTCATCCCAATAGGTCACCTCTTCGAAGTCCATCTGTTCTACAGGAGCTCCGGTGATAATCATACCATCATACTTCTCGTGACGCATCTGGTCAAAATCCGTATAGAACGTTTTCATGTGTTCTATCGGCGTATTCTTTGACGTGTGGCTCTTGATCTTCATAAATGAAATCTCCACCTGAAGAGGTGTATTGGAGAGTAAGCGCACCAAGTCCGTTTCCGTTGTAATTTTCAACGGCATCAGATTCAGAATCACAATCCGTAGCGGACGAATATCCTGTTGCGTAGCGCGGGAAGTATCAATAACAAAAATATTCTCTTCCTTCAAAAGCTCTATCGCAGGTAGTTTATCGGGTAAATTTAAAGGCATAATCGCTATATATTAGTAATTTGAGTGCAAAAATACGAAAAATATAGCAGATTATAGGGAGGTAGCTTATTTAGAAGACGTACAAATTAAGTCAATTTAAACATAGAAGCATAACAACCAATCAATAAAAGCCTTATTTTTGCCGGAGAAATTAGTACTAATAATTTAAATCTTAGAAAAATGGCATACGTAATTAGTGACGATTGTATTGCTTGCGGAACTTGCATTGACGAGTGTCCGGTAGAAGCTATCTCTGAAGGTGATATCTATTCTATCAACCCAGATGTATGTACTGAATGTGGTACTTGTGCAGACGTTTGTCCGTCTGAAGCAATTCATCCGGCTGAATAATACAAGTTACAAAAAGAGTATAGGCTGCTTTCTACGGAAGGCAGCCTTTTTTATTGCTCTACATTTTCTTGTTTTCTCCACCACAGATTACACACATGAACACAGATTATTTATATTCAACTGAAAAAAAATGGAACGATGTGTGCTCTCTTGAAAACAAAAAAATTCCCTTACTACACAACATGTTGTAGCAAGGGAATCACAATCTAAATATTTCTCAAACAATAAATATTCTTTTAATCTGTGTTCATCCGTGCAATCTGTGGTGAACTCTTATTTCAACTTAGCCAATGCTTCTTTGATACGACGGATAGCCTCTACGATATTTTCATCGCTTGTAGCATAACTCATACGGATACATTCAGGAGCACCGAAAGAGGCACCACCTACACAAGCCACGTGAGCTTCTTCAAGCAAGTACATTGCCAAATCATCTGAATCTGCAATCTTACGTTCGCCGTTGCTCTTTCCAAAGAAAGCATCGCATTTCGGAAACAGATAGAAAGCACCTTGCGGAACGTTTACCTCAAATCCCGGAATTTCCTTAGCCAACTTCACAATCAGGTCACGACGGCGTTGGAATGCTTTCTGCATTTCTTTTACCGGTTCTTGTGTTCCTGTATATGCAACTTCAGCCGCTTTTTGAGAAACAGAACAAGGACCTGAAGTGTACTGACCTTGCAACTTGTTGCAAGCTTTTACAATCCATTCCGGTCCGGCAATGAACCCGATTCTCCATCCTGTCATAGCGTAAGCCTTGGATACACCGTTTACAATCACTGTACGTTCCTTCATCTCTGGGAACTGAGCGATACTCTGATGCGCACCGATATAATTGATATGTTCGTAAATCTCGTCAGCGATTACTATCACCTGCGGATGTTTAGCCAATACAGCTGACAATCCAGCCAATTCTTCTTTCGTGTATACAGAACCTGTCGGATTAGACGGAGAACAAAGAATCAATGCTTTCGTCTTCGGGGTGATAGCCGCTTCCAGCTGTTCAGGAGTAATCTTGAAATCTTGTTCGATACCTGCCGAAACAATTACGGGAGTACCTTCTGCCATTTTCACCATTTCCGGGTAGCTTACCCAGTAAGGAGCCGGTACGATGACTTCGTCACCCGGATTTACCAATACAAGAATTGTATTACAAACAGATTGTTTGGCACCGTTGGCACACGAAATTTGAGCGGCTGTATATTCCAGACCGTTTTCTTTTTTCAGTTTCTCAACAATAGCATTGCGCAAAGCCGGATAACCCGGTACCGGAGAGTAACGAGAAAAGTTATCATCTATGGCTTTTTTCGCAGCTTCCTTGATGTGATCAGGAGTATTAAAATCCGGTTCTCCTACACTTAAGTTAATAACATCAATACCCTGTGCCTTGAGCTCGCTGCTCTTTTGCGACATGGCAAGCGTCGCCGATGGCGACAAGCTGTTCAAGCGATCTGACAATTGATTCATTTTGTATCTATTTTATTATTATTGAGTGAAAATCGTTGCAAAATAAGCGATAACATTTGATATATGAAAACAAATTAATGATTTACTTATTAAAATGCAAAGTATGTCCCATTCTTTCTTTCTTTGTTCGCAAGTATCGTTCATTATACGGATTAGGGACTGTTTCAACAGGTACATTTTCTACTATCTCCAATCCGTATGCTTCCAAGCCAACACGTTTCACCGGATTATTTGTCAAAAGTCTCATTTTGTGTACTCCCAGCTCACGAAGGATTTGTGCGCCTACTCCATAATCGCGTTCGTCGGCAAGGTGTCCCAAACAAATATTAGCGTCAACGGTATCCATACCGTCTTCCTGCAGTTTATAGGCTTTCATCTTTTCCATCAGACCGATGCCGCGTCCTTCCTGATTGAGGTAAATCACCACCCCTTTTCCTTCTTTTTCGATCATTTCCATCGCTTTATGCAGCTGCTCGCCACAGTCACAACGCTGTGAGCCAAGAATATCTCCGGTAGCACAAGAGGAGTGGACGCGTACCAAGATAGGTTCGTCTTCATTCCATGTTCCTTTAAATATAGCCATGTGCTCCAATCCGTTTGATTTCTGGCGGAAAGGAATCAGACGGAACTTTCCGTGTTCGGTAGGCATATCTACTTCTACTCCTTTTTCTACAATGGATTCCTGTTTCAGGCGATAAACGATCAGGTCACGGATAGAAATCAATTTCAATCCGTATTGGTCTGCCATCTGACGGAGTTCGGGCAAACGTGCCATTGTTCCGTCTTCACTCATGATTTCCATCAAGGCACCTGCGGGGTAAAGTCCTGCCAGACGAGCCATATCAATCGTAGCTTCTGTATGTCCGGCACGGCGAAGTACTCCTTTTTCTTGCGCATACAACGGATTGATATGTCCGGGACGTCCGAAAGTAGCCGGTGTAGAAGTCGGATCGGCCAACGCCTGAATAGTAGCGGCACGGTCGGAAGCGGAAACACCTGTTGTGCAGCCTTCCAGTTTGTCGATAGTAACCGTGAAAGGAGTTCCCAACACGGAAGTATTGTCACTTACTTGATGTGGTAAGTCCAACTCCTTGCAACGAGACACTGTGACAGGTGCACAAAGTACGCCA
The Bacteroides caecimuris DNA segment above includes these coding regions:
- a CDS encoding pyridoxal phosphate-dependent aminotransferase, coding for MNQLSDRLNSLSPSATLAMSQKSSELKAQGIDVINLSVGEPDFNTPDHIKEAAKKAIDDNFSRYSPVPGYPALRNAIVEKLKKENGLEYTAAQISCANGAKQSVCNTILVLVNPGDEVIVPAPYWVSYPEMVKMAEGTPVIVSAGIEQDFKITPEQLEAAITPKTKALILCSPSNPTGSVYTKEELAGLSAVLAKHPQVIVIADEIYEHINYIGAHQSIAQFPEMKERTVIVNGVSKAYAMTGWRIGFIAGPEWIVKACNKLQGQYTSGPCSVSQKAAEVAYTGTQEPVKEMQKAFQRRRDLIVKLAKEIPGFEVNVPQGAFYLFPKCDAFFGKSNGERKIADSDDLAMYLLEEAHVACVGGASFGAPECIRMSYATSDENIVEAIRRIKEALAKLK
- a CDS encoding bifunctional 3,4-dihydroxy-2-butanone-4-phosphate synthase/GTP cyclohydrolase II — protein: MKETIKMDRIEDAIADFKEGKFVIVVDDEDRENEGDLIIAAEKITPEKVNFMLKHARGVLCAPVTVSRCKELDLPHQVSDNTSVLGTPFTVTIDKLEGCTTGVSASDRAATIQALADPTSTPATFGRPGHINPLYAQEKGVLRRAGHTEATIDMARLAGLYPAGALMEIMSEDGTMARLPELRQMADQYGLKLISIRDLIVYRLKQESIVEKGVEVDMPTEHGKFRLIPFRQKSNGLEHMAIFKGTWNEDEPILVRVHSSCATGDILGSQRCDCGEQLHKAMEMIEKEGKGVVIYLNQEGRGIGLMEKMKAYKLQEDGMDTVDANICLGHLADERDYGVGAQILRELGVHKMRLLTNNPVKRVGLEAYGLEIVENVPVETVPNPYNERYLRTKKERMGHTLHFNK